In a genomic window of Zonotrichia albicollis isolate bZonAlb1 chromosome 7, bZonAlb1.hap1, whole genome shotgun sequence:
- the LOC141729523 gene encoding olfactory receptor 14J1-like: MCYDRYVSIGKPLHYGTLLGTKACAHMAAAAWASAFLNALLHTANTFSLPLCHGNALGQFFCEIPQILKLSCTKSYHRELGLIAVSVCLVFGCFVFIVFSYVQIFRAVLRIPSEQGRHKAFSTCLPHLAVVSLFLSTATFAYLKPPSMSSPSLDLALSVLYSVVPPALNPLIYSLRNQELKAAEWCSQQEQGRDSSPVHSNA; the protein is encoded by the exons atgtgctacgaccgctacgtgtccatcggcaaacccctgcactatgggaccctcctgggcaccaaagcttgtgcccacatggcagcagctgcctgggccagtgccttcctcaatgctctgctgcacacagccaatacattttccctgcccctgtgccatggcaatgccctgggccagttcttctgtgaaatcccccagatcctcaagctctcctgcacCAAATCCTACCacagggaacttgggctcattGCAGTTAGTGTCTGTTTggtgtttggttgttttgtgttcattgttttctcctatgtgcagatcttcagggctgtgctgaggatcccctctgagcagggacggcacaaagccttttccacttgcctccctcacctggccgtggtctccctgttcctcagcactgccacatttgcctacctgaagcccccctccatgtcctccccatccctggatctggccctgtcagttctgtactcggtggtgcctccagccttgaaccccctcatctacagcctgaggaaccaggagctcaaggctgca GAATGgtgcagccagcaggagcagggcagggattcttcccctgtgcacAGCAATGCTTGA